A region of Vanessa tameamea isolate UH-Manoa-2023 chromosome 21, ilVanTame1 primary haplotype, whole genome shotgun sequence DNA encodes the following proteins:
- the LOC113395593 gene encoding vacuolar protein sorting-associated protein 29: MLVLVLGDLHIPHRCSSLPPKFKKLLLPGRIQHILCTGNLCTKESYDYLKTLASDVHVVRGDFDENSTYPEQKVITVGQFRIGLIHGHQVVPWGDEESLALVQRQLDVDILISGHTHRFEAYEHENKFYINPGSATGAYSPLYRNATPSFVLMDIQSSTVVTYVYKLLGDEVKVERIEYKKA; the protein is encoded by the exons ATG CTGGTCTTGGTTCTTGGTGATCTCCATATTCCACACCGTTGTAGCAGCTTACCACCTAAGTTCAAAAAGCTGCTGCTTCCAGGAAGGATTCAACACATACTTTGTACGGGTAACCTCTGTACAAAAGAGTCCTATGACTACTTGAAGACATTAGCTAGCGATGTCCATGTCGTTAGGGGAGATTTTGACGAG aacTCCACATATCCTGAGCAAAAAGTGATAACTGTTGGACAGTTCCGCATTGGACTGATCCATGGTCACCAGGTTGTTCCATGGGGTGATGAAGAGTCTCTGGCATTAGTGCAAAGACAATTGGATGTGGATATACTTATATCTGGTCACACTCATCGGTTTGAAGCATATGAACATgagaataaattttacattaaccCTGGTTCCGCAACTGGTGCTTATAGCCCTTTGTATAG GAACGCAACACCGTCATTCGTGTTAATGGACATCCAGAGTTCCACAGTCGTCACATATGTATACAAATTGCTTGGTGATGAAGTTAAAGTT
- the LOC113395467 gene encoding egalitarian protein homolog, translating to MESMEYELARNLTLLFFVERLLDKGEPRTLHDLSCQFGAKGFTKEMRQIAGGSQSGLKKFLAQYPALFNIDGDYVDINTFQRHTSGAGASSNNDYIEEAKEYFASKMIQYGEGTEVPIKSLLGHRSQASPQVRHISGQRIKEFKEFLMKHPDTFQITDDNVVLVSDNHRRDNAHGNSEQFHNLPVANINTDTAQQLLDYVAQCIEAKGPVMVDQLFHLIVSRFPQEYWYQMFKTPADLSAFLKIFSDSFHVQSNLVTLISKPKIPVMYLNAKPKVKTDPPKPVVEEKPVSPVPPISVSPTPSDGTKSPANRILSPIESPRGPQANIANQTLKQRINSIVIKNLAENMVRDRVNNHLNARASEETNGLMSIRNNMMGEAWRQKVLQSATVIANVRECATLVDSIMNVKRTTKSIVSFDCEGINLGLKGVLTLCQIATMNGEVYILDIMACPGMVVEGKIKDLLESEFVVKIIHDCRNDSVNLHNQFEITLKNVFDTQAAHAVLQLQQQNVPVYKVKNLSLNALCELYNAPMNPMKEQLKNVYRRDQRYWARRPLTKDMIIYAASDVLSLVNPAIYAYMSSNIKPDNQQLFEELSNEQVFMHIQPTEVKLRKRQRKINTEVGELKQKLAETTKNIVLSNREIRLLRYLELTEEEKEKLKGCHKISKKLEKLEAMGQDKDSDSDEDEKENEMASLESNPSDSISSPHSTQPPSLTESMQMMDEILSDTNMDKVEKINRLEAILSAVAPLSGELEDKFSQTMEQTLPLLKNKDWSNLSQILNIGDTDRKNCCCKCHNSADEIKCNDLNETKKSEVGSQTLSTGDIVITRIHFREEDKLNERTLDASPFSKRVGINNMS from the coding sequence ATGGAATCAATGGAATATGAGCTCGCTAGAAACCTCACTCTGTTGTTTTTCGTGGAGCGCCTGCTCGATAAAGGCGAGCCGAGAACGTTGCACGATCTTTCCTGTCAGTTTGGTGCCAAGGGTTTCACCAAGGAGATGCGTCAGATTGCTGGCGGGTCACAGTCGGGCCTGAAGAAGTTCCTGGCTCAATACCCGGCGTTGTTCAACATAGACGGGGACTATGTTGATATCAACACGTTTCAAAGGCACACTAGCGGCGCTGGCGCGTCCTCCAACAATGATTACATTGAAGAGGCGAAAGAGTATTTCGCCAGTAAGATGATCCAGTACGGTGAGGGGACCGAAGTGCCGATAAAAAGTCTCCTGGGGCACCGCAGTCAAGCCTCCCCGCAAGTGCGTCACATCTCTGGACAGCGGATAAAGGAGTTCAAGGAGTTCCTCATGAAGCACCCGGACACCTTTCAGATCACCGATGATAATGTTGTTCTAGTCAGTGATAATCATAGGCGAGATAATGCACATGGCAATTCAGAGCAGTTTCACAATTTGCCCGTGGctaatataaatacagatacTGCTCAACAATTATTAGATTATGTTGCACAGTGTATAGAGGCCAAAGGTCCAGTTATGGTGGACCAACTCTTTCACCTTATTGTGTCACGCTTCCCTCAAGAATATTGGTATCAAATGTTTAAAACACCAGCTGACTTGAGTGctttcttgaaaatattttcagataGCTTTCACGTACAATCCAACCTTGTCACATTAATTAGCAAGCCAAAAATACCTGTAATGTATCTAAATGCAAAACCTAAAGTTAAGACTGATCCACCAAAGCCAGTGGTCGAAGAGAAACCAGTTTCTCCTGTACCACCAATATCAGTTAGTCCAACACCATCAGATGGCACAAAAAGTCCTGCAAATAGGATACTCAGCCCAATTGAATCTCCCCGTGGTCCTCAAGCAAACATTGCAAATCAAACACTTAAGCAGAGGATCAACTCGATTGTCATAAAGAATTTAGCAGAAAATATGGTAAGAGATAGAGTAAACAACCATTTAAATGCTCGTGCTTCCGAGGAAACGAATGGTTTAATGAGTATTAGGAATAATATGATGGGCGAAGCTTGGAGGCAGAAGGTCTTACAAAGTGCAACAGTCATTGCAAATGTACGAGAATGTGCAACATTAGTTGACAGTATTATGAATGTTAAGCGTACCACAAAAAGTATAGTGTCTTTTGATTGCGAAGGTATTAATTTGGGCTTAAAAGGTGTTCTGACTTTATGTCAGATTGCAACTATGAATGGAGAAGTTTATATTCTCGACATTATGGCCTGCCCCGGTATGGTGGTGGAAGGCAAAATAAAGGATTTATTAGAAAGTGAATTTGTTGTCAAAATTATTCATGATTGTCGTAACGATTCAGTCAATTTACATAATCAGTTTGAGATcactttaaaaaatgtgtttgatACACAGGCAGCTCATGCAGTATTGCAATTGCAACAGCAAAATGTTCCTGTGTACAAAGTTAAGAATTTAAGTCTCAATGCACTTTGTGAATTGTATAATGCTCCAATGAATCCAATGAAggaacaattaaaaaatgtataccgAAGAGACCAACGTTATTGGGCCCGGAGGCCTTTAACTAAAGATATGATTATTTATGCTGCATCTGATGTACTTTCTTTAGTGAACCCAGCAATTTATGCTTACATGTCAAGTAATATTAAACCTGACAATCAACAGCTTTTCGAAGAACTATCAAATGAACAAGTCTTTATGCACATTCAACCAACGGAAGTTAAATTGAGAAAACGTCAAAGAAAAATCAATACAGAAGTTGGTGAGCTAAAACAAAAATTAGCTGAAACAacgaaaaatattgtgttaagtAATCGAGAAATAAGATTACTAAGATATTTAGAACTGACTGAAGAAGAAAAGGAAAAACTTAAAGGCTGTCATAAAATCTCGAAAAAACTAGAAAAACTTGAAGCAATGGGCCAAGACAAGGACAGTGATTCTGATGAAGATGAAAAAGAAAATGAGATGGCTAGCTTAGAATCGAACCCTTCAGATTCCATATCTTCACCACACTCAACGCAGCCTCCCAGTCTCACGGAATCTATGCAAATGATGGATGAAATTTTATCAGACACAAATATGGACAAAGTTGAAAAAATTAATCGCTTGGAAGCAATCCTCTCGGCCGTGGCACCTTTGAGTGGAGAGCTAGAGGATAAATTTTCACAAACAATGGAACAGACACTGCCTCTACTTAAAAACAAAGATTGGTCAAACTTAAgtcaaatattgaatattggAGATACAGATAGAAAAAACTGTTGTTGCAAATGCCATAATTCTGCAGATGAAATCAAATGCAATGATCTCAACGAAACAAAGAAATCTGAGGTGGGCTCGCAAACATTGAGCACAGGGGACATCGTGATTACGAGGATTCATTTCAGAGAGGAGGACAAACTTAACGAGAGGACTCTCGATGCATCTCCTTTTAGCAAGAGGGTAGGTATCAACAATATGTCTTGA